From the genome of Fusarium keratoplasticum isolate Fu6.1 chromosome 11, whole genome shotgun sequence, one region includes:
- a CDS encoding 2EXR domain-containing protein, with translation MEHYQLREWNDHLQQERRVPEYYYADGGREAVPPAMITVREGHDESYLTVYPTRDIFCVTSDSGESVFWSGDRRNIIHSLPFANSASKTLGVQNFAIEFDPSWNRFLPANIYTLKEEKSARGYLARMLENLADCSFWTKLWLIDKNVRWSTTSDREVGPVFYDYDREYVQIEVSDTDPDPNSGANESPVACFIRRLGELGDKDYTGRYMRAGDDEVDPGFWATDPSEFLVKEWIRLLVRRDNQVVGDVDGSKRSMRSDMNIESS, from the coding sequence ATGGAACATTACCAGCTCAGGGAGTGGAACGATCATCTACAACAGGAAAGGAGGGTCCCAGAGTACTACTACGCTGATGGTGGAAGAGAGGCTGTTCCCCCAGCGATGATCACTGTACGCGAGGGCCACGATGAGTCGTATCTCACGGTTTACCCTACACGAGATATCTTCTGTGTTACTTCCGACAGTGGTGAATCAGTCTTTTGGTCAGGGGATAGGAGAAATATCATTCATAGTCTCCCTTTCGCCAACAGTGCCTCCAAAACCCTGGGTGTGCAAAATTTCGCCATCGAGTTCGACCCCAGTTGGAACCGTTTCCTTCCAGCCAACATATACACtttgaaggaggagaaatCCGCTCGAGGTTACTTGGCGAGGATGCTTGAAAACCTAGCAGACTGTTCATTTTGGACCAAACTGTGGCTTATCGACAAGAATGTTCGTTGGTCCACAACATCTGACAGGGAAGTTGGCCCGGTATTCTATGACTACGACCGCGAGTACGTTCAAATCGAGGTTTCCGATACCGACCCTGATCCAAATAGTGGAGCGAACGAGAGCCCTGTGGCGTGCTTCATACGAAGGCTTGGGGAATTGGGCGATAAGGATTACACGGGGCGCTACATGCGCGCTGGCGACGATGAAGTCGACCCAGGTTTTTGGGCCACCGACCCCTCCGAGTTCTTGGTTAAGGAGTGGATTAGGCTCTTGGTTCGTCGAGACAACCAGGTTGTCGGCGATGTCGATGGATCAAAACGGAGTATGAGGTCTGATATGAACATTGAGTCGAGTTAG